A window of Thermoproteus sp. genomic DNA:
ACACCAGCTGGCCGGACACGGCGCCGGGGCTGGCGGGCAGGCCCTTGGCGATAGGTTGCGCCTTTGCCTTCGGGTCTATACGCGGATATAACAACTGCAGTACGTGGTCTGGCGATACCTTCAGCAACGCCTCCTCCTTAGTGATGATGCCCTCCCTAGCCATATCGACAGCCGTCTTGACGCGAGCCAGCGGCGTCATTTTGGCGTTGCGACACTGCAAGAAGTACAACTTTCCTCTCTCCACTGTGAACTCCACGTCTTGGACGTCCTTATTGGCCTTCTCCAACAGCTTAACGCCTCTGTAGAGCTCGTCGTATAGGTGTGGGAACCTCTTTCTGAACTCCTCTATGTCCATCGGCGTGCGTATGCCGGCCACTACGTCCTCCCCCTGTGCAACCGGCAGGAACTCGCCGTATAGCTTATTCTCGCCAGTGGCCACATCGCGCGAGAACACGACGCCAGTGCCACTGTCCCATCCCATATTGCCGAAGACCATAGTGACCACATTGACGGCCGTGCAGTCGGCAACGTCGGGCGTTATCTTCTCGGCGACTCTATAGAATATGGCGCGGGGGCTGTCCCAAGAGCGGAATACGGCCTTTATGGCTAGCTTCAGTTGCTCCCATGGGTCCTGTGGGAACTCTCCGTATTGTCTCCTAATTATTTCTTTAAACTTCTCGACAGCCTCCTTCAGCCCCTCTACAGGTACGTCTGGATCCTCCTTGGCGTTGTACTTCCTCTTTATTTCCTCCCAAGCCGAAGAGAACAGCTTGTCGTCTATGCCCAACACTATTCTGCCGAACATATTGACGAAGCGCCTATATGCGTCGTATGCGAACCACTCGTTGCCGGTCTGTTTGGCGAGGCCTTTGACGGTCTGGTCGTTGAGGCCTAAATTGAGCACTGTGTCCATCATGCCCGGCATGGACACCGCGGCGCCGGACCTCACCGACACCAACAGCGGGTTCTCCGGATCTCCGAACCTGCGACCCGTCTTCTCTTCGAGGCGCTTCATATGCGTCATTACCTCCTCCCAGAGACCCGGCGGCAGATCTAGGCTGTTTATCAGCGAGAACAATTTGGCTATAGCCTGGTCTCTAACTTCGGGTGGCGGTTGTCTCTCCAATAGGGCTTCTAACTCCGAGATCTCGGCCTTCCGCGGCGTGAAGAAGTCTTTACAGGCCTCGGTGGTTATTATGAAGCCAGGTGGCACCCTCAAGCCCAGCTGGGTCATTTGGATCAGACTGGCGCCCTTTCCGCCGAAGAGCTTCTTGTTCTTATAGTCGGCCTCCTCGAAGTCGTAAACATACTTCTTTGGCATGGATAAAATATTTTCTGCTTTAAAAAAGATTTTTCATATATATTTATTTGAGAAAATATTAATGTTAGAAGCTAATCTATTTTATATTTGTAAATACAATCTAAAATGACATTAAGGCGAATTATCATAATAGATCATTAACGTTAAATAGACCTACTTATCTGAAAGTAGACTCAATAAATATCTGGTCAAAACATATAGCTTCTGCGACCGGAGCACTACATCTGCCGCCTTTTCTACCTCTCTGCTCGTGGGGTTGAAGGCTATGGAGAACCCAGCCCGCTCCAACAGCGGTAAGTCGGTCTCGCTGTCTCCGATGGCTACAGCCTCCTCTAAGGAAATACCGCGTCTCGCTAAGGCCTCCCGCGCCACTTCGGCCTTATTGGTGTTGGTGACCGCCACAGATATTCCCGCCACGACGTCGCCATCATAAACCAAATCATTAACATAAAACTCGTCAAAACAGTTGGAGAGCCTCCTCGTGTAGCCGACGCCGGCAGATACGGCCATCTTATATATGGGGAAACGCCCCAACGTCTTGCAGAGCTCGTCGAACCCCTCCCTCGGTTTGAAGAGAGACTCGGCAATGTATCTCGGCGTCCCTCTCCACATGGCGGCATCGGCGACTGCCCAATCGGCGTAGTCGATATAGCCGCGCTCATAGAGGGCTCTATTGAGCTCGGCGTCGATCCCCAATATCACATGTAGCCGTCTCCAGGCGGACCGGAAGGTGGTCAATACGCCGTCGACGTCGAAGACCACCGCCTTGTACTTCATCTATTACTCCCTATAGACCTTAATGGCGCCTGAGGGGCAGTGCCTCTCTGCCTCTTTGACGGCTTCGTAGAGCGAGTCGGGCACTATACCCTCATCGGCTTTGCCGTTAAGTCTGAATTGATCTATTACCGCCGGCTTGCCTTCAGGTAAAGTTGGCATGAAGACAGTTGGGGCGTAAAAGAGGCAGAAATGGGCCACTACGCACTTCTGTCGGTCTATTTTTACCCTGACAACCATGGCCCTTCGTTATCTAGTAAATATATATTTCAACGGAGCCCCAAACTCCTCAATAGAGCCTCCTCCAAGTCTCCCACATCCTCGACCGCCGAGAGGCGGCAGACCTTCTCGCCGCAAAATTCAACTCCCTCATATGCCAGTAGGGCCCGCTTGAGCTCTAAGCCGTAGGAGAACCCGCCGAGAGATCTGTCGGAGCGGACCACCCTATGGCAGGGGAGGACCACAGGGTATGGATTTTCTGCGAGGAGCCGGCCCACCGCCCTGGGATGGAGCCTCAACGTCGTAGCGAGTACCTTGTAGGAGGTCGCAGAGCCGCGCCGTATGCCCAGCAGTCGTGTCAACGGGTGGGCTGGGTCTATCTTCACGTACTTTATGAATTCTTCAAGTTCGACGTATTTATCGCACTTATTTACCAGATATATCCTCCCGCCCTTTAGGGCTAGAGACGCAGGGCCGTATCTGCTACACAACATTTTATCTACGCCATTACTTCACCTCGTGGTGAAGGTGGTTCTGGAGGGCGTCTTGGTGAACCTAGCGGGTAAGAGGGAACTCGAAGTCGAGGCGTCTACAGTCGGGGAGCTCCTAGAGAAGTTGAAAGAATATCCGAAACTATATGAGAGGATAAAGAGGGGGAGGGGCCTCTCGCCCGATATATACATAGCGGTAAACGACGTGGACGTCAAGCTCCTATCGGGGTTGGATACGGGACTGAAGGAGGGAGATGTCGTCCTCATCCTGGCCTATATACACGGAGGTTGATTACTTTTTGTTCCGCGCCTTGGCCTCTACCGCCTTGGCGGCGGCCTCTTCTTTCAACTCCGATGGGGGCTCTTCGAGCTTAGCCCATACCTCCCGGGCTGCTATTTTCTGCGGCGTCATGAGGACCTCCTGCCTGTAGTACACGACGCCCTCCGGCAACTCAATGCCCTTGGCGAATATGGCCTGTAGGAGGAGAGTACCGCCGAAGAAGGCCACGGTGAGAAATCCCGTGAGGACTACGCCCCAGAGCGTAGCGTTCTCTATAAATCCCTGTATGGGCCCTACGGGAAAGACGAAGCTCTGGGCCAGTACCTCCCTAAGCGCCCAGAAGGAGAAGAAGACGAACCAGAGGAAAAGCCCCGCGAGGCCCCACCTCACGAAGAAGTCGGCGACCCAACGCCTATAGCGTCCTTTAGGGCGTCCAGAAGCGATTAAAGCAATGACCGCGGCGACCAGCAACATGGCGACCCATGACAACAAGACCGATCCCCTGACGCTTTGAAGCAGAGACGCCAATTGGCTCAACACGACAAACTACAGCCAGTTCGATATAAAGGTATCGCAAAGCCTAGGAACATAAAGGAGCAATTCGGCGCGTATACGTCCGCAATGTGGCCCAAGCCCTCCGATATGTGCGAATAATACAGGACAAATAGCCTTTTCGTATTCAGTCCATTTTTTTAATCGCGGTAATGCCGTTATGATACTGGCCGGCGACGAGATTAAACGCTTAATCTCGTTGGGGAGGCTCTCCATAGAGCCCCTTAGGGACGACGCGATAAGGGAGAACGGCGTTGACCTCCGTATAGGTCGGGAGTACGCCATATATGCCTACGAGGGGGCCGCCATAAGGCCTTGCGATCTGGCCGAAGGCGAGGCCCGCAGGCACTTCAGAGTGGTTAGAGACGCCGAGGAGATAGTCATACCGCCGAGGAACTTCGTCCTCCTAACCACCGAGGAGTACGTCAAGATGCCCAACGACGTGGCGGGCCTAGCCAACCTCCGCTCGACTCTGGCCAGATACGGGCTGGTCATACCGCCGACAGTAGTCGACGCAGGCTTCGAAGGCAATATAACCATAGAGGTCGTCAACGAGTCGCCCAACGCCATAGTCCTCAAGCCCGGCCTCCGCTTCCTCCACCTAATCCTAGTCAAGACCGAAGGCTCGGCGAAGTACCTAGGCGCCTATCTGGGCCAGAGGGGCGTCACGCCGCCGAAGGGGCTCAAGGCCGAGTGTTAGAGCACTCTGCCGCCACTCTCCTCGACGACTATGTCGTCTTCTATCCTCACGCCGAATCGGCCCGGCAGGTAGACTCCAGGCTCTATGGTGAAGACGTTGCCGGTCCTCAACACGTAATTGCCGCCAGGGGCTATATTCGGCGCCTCGTGGAACTCTAGGCCCAGCCCGTGGCCCGTCCTATGGATGAAGTAGCCGTCGAGGCCTCTGGCCCTCAACGCGGCCCTTGAGGCCTCGTCCACCTCGCCGGCCCTCCTCCCAGGCCTGACGGCAGAAATTGCGGCTCTCTGGGCCTCTAAGACCGCCTCATATACCTCTTCGAAGCCCCTCGGCGGGGCCCTAAAGGCGAAGGTACGCGTTATGTCGCCGTAATAGCCCATATAGGCCGCCGTGACATCTATTATGACTACGTCGCCCTCCCTCAATTTCCTCTCGGTGGGGCCTTGGTGCGGCAGCGCGGTGTTTTCTCCAAACTGCACCAATATGGGCCCCGGCTCGAGCCCCTCTTCGACTAGCTTCAAGTATATACGGGCAGCCGCCTCTCTTTCCGAAATTCCTTGTGAAAGCTCGGCGCTGATTTCGTCGATGACCCTTTTGATCCTCCTGGCGGCCTCGGCTATCTTCTCCACTTCGTCTGGCCTCTTGACGGCCCTCCTCTCATATATATAGCCGTCCGCGATTCTGTACTTCACCTCGCCGAGCGCCCTTCTGAACACCTCCCATGCCCTAAGCGTCGTCGATCCGTCGACTTCTATTTCGCCTCCGCCGCAATCCTGTACTGCCCTCCTCAAGGCTCCGGCCGGGTCCTCGCCGTCGGCGTACGTATAGGAGGGCCTCGGCACCCTCCCCTCGTCTAGTTTAGGCACGACGAAGATCGCCCTGTCCTTGCAGAGTATAAGCGCGGCGAATCTCTCGTAGGTCTCAAGCTTCACGCCAGAGAAATAGTATATGTTTACGGGGGACGTCAAGACGAGCATAGATCATTCCAATATGTTTATATTTACTGACTCTAACTGTGCGTCTCTAAGCCGCCAGGCCTTAACCTCGCCGGTATATATATCTAAGATCATCCACACGACGGGCCACAGCCTCATGTACTTCAAGTCGATTGGGCTCGGGGTCGGCGGGCCTAGATGTGTGTGGAATATCGCGATCAATTCTGCTCCGAACTTCTCGAAGTCCACAATAGCCTTATAGACATCCTCAGGCCTCAATTTGAACTCGTAGGGGCTCCCAGCTACGTTTTCGAGCCACGTCCACAACTCCACTCGGCCCCCCGCGCCGAACAACAACGCGGCGCACTCTTCGCGGGGCGTACAACGCCTCCTGGCCTCATCTAGGAATTTTCTGGGCACGTCCATGTAGGATCGCCCTAGCTTGCGTTATGACGTCGACTATCCTAATAGAGGCGGGACATACGAGCTCGCACGCCCTACACCTAAGACAAGTCTCTATGCTCTCGACCACATATCTGGACTTATTACCGTCGGTATAGACGAGGAGGGCCATCTGTAGCCTCCCGCGAGGCCCCATGTGCCTCGTCCTAAAGGCGTTATATGTGGGGCAGACGGCCTCGCAGAAGCCACATCTAGCGCAACGCTCTATTTCTTCGATCACGATATGACCTCGGCGAGATCGTACATCTTAAGCCCCGAGGCCGCCCGAGATAGATTTACATAACATATGGGACAAACAGTCACAACTACGTCGGACAGTCTGGACAGCTGTTTCACGCGTATCTTAGCGACTTCGCTGGCCACGTCGGGTCTGACAGATTCCACGGGGCCGCCGCAACAGCCGGAATACGCCTTGCCGGTGATGTAGGGGTCCTCTATGTGGACCACGCCGACCGAGTCCAATAGGCGCCTATATGTGTCGTATTTATCGAGGAACCGGGCGTAGAGGCAGGAGTCGTGGATCACCACCCTATTCACTACGGCTTTGGAGGGCCTTACGAGGTCCATATAGCTCACTACCTTTAGGTCGAACCCATCTACGTATTTGGGGTACAGCCTCTCCAGGGTGTAGTGGGTATGGGGGTCCACCGTTATGACCTCCTCGACGCCGCGCTCCTTGAAGTATCTATACACCTCTTTGGCGTAAGATGCGAAGTCGTCTTCGAAGCCCAGTTCGTAGAGGAGGGCGCCCGAGTAGGGCTCGTCCTTCAACACGCCGAACTGGACGCCGGATTTAGCCAACATCGCGGCTATATTCCTTAAGATGTTCTCAGCCCTCCTGGTCTCCTCCTCGGAGGGCTTAAGCGCGAGCCCACCGAAGAGTTTCGCCCCAGCGGCCGCCAGCCTCGCCCTCAAGCCGCCCGAGCTCGCCCCGACCTTTTGTAGCAGATCTACGGCTTTCGCTATTAACGGGGCCAGTTGGTACATACAGGAGGTGTACAACACCCTCTTCCCCCCTTCGGCCAGACCGGAGGTCCATCTATTGCAGATCGCCCTATCTATAGGTAGCGGCATCCCATTACGCCTTAGGTTGTCTAGGATTATTCCCCTAAGCGAACGGATCCAGTCCTCCATTATTCTATCGGGGTGAAGTACGTCTTTACGGCTCTTTCCGAAAGGCCCACTAGGAACTCGCCGATTTTCCTCCCGTCTCCGTGAACTACGAACACAGATACGCACTTATCACCTATATGTATATGTGAGTAGTTAGCGATAAGCTCCTTATATTGTTCAATCAATTCGCTTAGGAGCTCTACCCCCTCTGTTAGGGATAAGACGGCGCCTAGACACACATGCCCGTCCTTTAGGTGTTGGGAATAGGACTGGACGAAGGCCGAGACAGCCTGCGCCACTATTGCACTACGGGTGACGCCGAGCTCTCTAGAGAGCTTATCGACCTCTTGAGCCAGCTCGTTGGGAAGCGACACGCCGAACCTCTTCACGTACGGTAGTGACTAGATATATATTTAGTTTGTGGTCACGTCATGGACTGTATAGGCGTGGTGGATACCACTTTCGCCAGAGTCGACATGGCTTCAGAGGCCATCGACGAGATAAAGAACCTAGCCCCAGACGTGGAGATCAAAAGGGTTACAGTCCCCGGCATCAAGAATACAATCTGGGGCGCCAAGAGGCTTATAAAAGAGGGGTGTTCAGCCCTTCTCGTGTTGGGCTGGGTCGGACCCAGCCTTACGGATAAACTAAGCTATCTGGCTATGTCCATAGGTCTCATAGAGCTACAAATACATGAGGACGTCCTCATATTAGACGTCACAGTACATGAAGACGAAGCGGCAGGAGAAAAAGAGCTTAGAGCGATCGCCATAGATAGGGCCAGAAAACACGCCAGAAACCTAGTGGCGTTGCTACGCGGCGATTTGTCGAGATTTGCTGGCATGGGGCTGAGACAGGGGAGGCCCGATGTGGGGCCTATAATATAGAAAAAAAGAATTATATTTACTATTATTACGCGATCATTTATGTTCAAATAGCCTCGGCGGGATATTCTATAAAAATATATAAATGGTACATATTATTATTTAGAGAGATTATATTTTACCTAAATCCATAGAAAGCCATATATAGTCCTAAGATAGTTAGCAAACAACGGGCGGTTAGCCCCGGCGTACCCCCCATATGGCTAACGCCGCCCGTATTTTCTTCACCTGAAAAATAGGCCCAATGTAGCGGCTAGTATTCCTGTCAGATATACGCCGTCCCAGACCCCTGCCCCTCCGATGGAGGCCAAGGGGGGCATTTGCGTCAATATCTTCTTTATGTTGTAGATATCGGCGCCCAGGAGGGTGCCGTAGACTCCTACTATATACGCCACTGCTGGAGTTAAATGGCCGGCCCAAAGCGAGAAGAGAAAGGCGATGATGGGGGGTATGAAGCCCGGCGTGACGACCCCCACGCCCGGGACTACTCTACTTAGGCGATATACCACCAGCGAGGTGGCTAGAGATGCGGCGACGGCGCCTAGGGCGTAGATCGGCGGCAACCTTGTCAACATGTAGGTAGAGAGGGCGAGGGGTATTAAGGCGCCTCCTACGTTCACTGCCAGCCTCGCTACCTCCTCGTGGAAGGCGAGCTGGGGTATCGGTATAGGCATGCCGAAAATATATATTACGCTTAAGGCTGGATAGTAGATTTTCCTCCTGGCCGTATATATCACTATGTGGAATGGGCTTAATAAAAGGCTTAGGAAGGTAGATGCCGATGCGACCAACACGGACATGGCGAAGCCCACGCCCAACGTCCTCAATACGGCGGCCAGTCCGGCCAGATAGGAGGGAAGTAACAATAGGGCGAGGAGGGCGTATATCGCCCCGATAATTCCAGTAAATGGGGGCGAGAATACAATACGGCCCACGCCGCCTATGTTCCTCGACGTACGTGCTTCGAGTACGCTGCCTCCGCTATATCTGCCGCCAGCGCTGTGATCAACATGGCTTCGTGCATCACAGGAGCCGCCCCCTCGCATGTAGACAAGGCCAAGATCCTCTTAAAAATGGACTCCCTCTCTAGTATAGTCTTTAGGGCCCCCTCATGTCGGTCTTCGAGAAACGCCTTGGCCGCATCTTCTGCGTACTTCTGTAGGGCCTCGAACCTCTCCACAAGCTCCTTCTGGCAAGCCACTTTGTTCTGTTTGAGGTAGTTAGTGGCTCTATCTAGCGCATCGCCCATATGTTCTAGATTTTTGACTACTATCACATAATCCACAAAGCCTTGTGGATTTTGGTAGATATTCTTCTTTATTATCCTCAAAGATAAGAAGTAGAGCCTATCCAGCTGGTCGTCCATACGTAGAAGCTCCTGGGCGCTCTCCTCGTTGGAATCCTTTATGAAGTCTAGAAACAAATGGAACATAGCCGAGACTGTAGTATACATACTTCTGACCACCTCATCTACGTTTACGTCCTCCTTGGTGACTATACGGAGTTTTAATTTGCCCTCAGATTCTAATGCGACCACGCCAGGCAGTTTGCCCTCTATCCTGCTGACTAGTGCCGATATTTCATCAGACTCTATTTCTATCTCGTCGGCCCCCTCTATGTAGTACGCTATCACGTCCCTCAAGGCGGTCTCTACGTCCTTCTCCTGTATTTTAGCCGTAATGGCTGTCTTCTCGGCGGTCGCTGGCAATATGAGTATTTTGTTGGACTCAGTAAGTATCTTTATAGGAGAGCCGACCTTCAATTGATTGGATTCTACCCACTCTCTAGGGAGGGTGATCCCATACGACCTCTCGCCTATCCTAATTAACTTTCTAATCTCCATTAAATATGAAATACTGTCGGTCTAATAAACATTACTTAGGTATAAGCCTTGTACTTACGCCGAGAGTAGATGAATACAGAATATCCAGATATGATTCCGCGCAATGCTCTTCCATTTATTTGCGGGAGACAAAAGCCGTGATGTTTCCTCTACAGAGGAGCATACCGTTCCCTCCAATAAAGCTAGAACGACTGGCTAAGTACCTACAGGAAGTAGTACAGAGGGGTTCTGTGGAGCTGGACGAGTTGAAAAAGGAGGGCGTAGATTTCGGTAAAGGCAAGGGGGACATCACGCGTTTCCTCGAGAGGCTGGGCCTCGTGGCAGTCTCCGGCAAGACTGTAGCTCCTACGAAGCTGGCCTACGAGGTGCTCTCCATATACCGTATAATCGGCAATGCGGCGTTCCATCCGCTCTTCTACGCCGTGTTGTTGCAGTACAAACTGCTTTCCGACATAATGAGAGATCTCCGTATGGCGTCTGTAAATGAGCTACATGAGGCCCTAAATAAGAGGATCGCTGAGATATCGCCTTCGAGTTGGATAAACAATGTCGCATTTAGATCGCTCGTGGCTATAGCCGTGGATATAGGCCTCCTGAGCAAAAAGGGAAGGATGGTGGAATATCTAGGGGACCCCATATCTCGCGCTCTCGCCAGCGCGGCGAACGGGGCGCTTATAGGCAAGTCGGCATATATGGAGGAAGTCCCCGAATGGTTGAGGGACTGCGTAAAGGTGCAGAAGCCGCTGGGCGTAGTGGAGCTTGACCCCGAATGCGCATCTCGCATCTTGGAAGAACGCATATTGGGGCTATTAATTGATAAATAGGCTCGAGATAAGTATACATGAGGCGCAGACAACGGGGGGAGGATAAGAGGGGGAGTCTCTTGGATTTTCTAGGCGTCTCCGAGGAGAAGCCTCCCGAGAAGAAACAGGAGGAAGCAGGCGGAGTGGCGGAAGCGATATACGGCTATATATCCAGCAAGAAGTCTATAACCAAAGACGAACTGTTCGACTGGGGCAAGGCCAAGGGATACACCGTGGCTGAAGTCATGAGGGCCGTAGACTTCCTCGTAAAGTCTGGCAAGATAAAAAGGCGTCTAGACGACGAAGGTCGTTTAGTCTATACGGCGCCCTAAATAGAAAACTATATATTTAGATATTGCAATACCGTTTGTGGAAGTCTGCGAGATACTTGGGCGATACCTCGCCAAGTTGGTGGAGGGAGCTAGAGGTAATGTAGTCAGCTTCACCGTTGGGGATGTGTCTAGGTGGTCCGAGGAGAAGTATAGGACTACCCGCTCTGTTACGCTTAGAGTGGCTGCGATATGTGAAGCGTTGCTGGCTCAGGGGCTCTTGGAGAAAATAGGCAAGAAGTACATCTTACGCCGCGGCTCGCCGCTTTGGGAGGCGGCAGCCAAGAACGACGAAAAGGCCGTCTGTGACATAGTGAGGCACGCGATTATTGTAACCGAGAGAACTTAATTATAACTCCCTTTTAGTTGATGTGAGGCAATACCTAGGCGTATTGTTGACGACAATTACAGTCTTACTGCTTTTTGTATCACATGAACTCATAATTAGCGTTATAGCCTTAATAATATATATAGTTGGTATCTCGTTGATTATAATTCCGCAAAAAACTAAAGTTGAGCAAACTGAGGCGCCGAGAGCACAGCCCCGAGCCCCTCCGGCTGTTGCGACCCCCGAAGAGTTGAAGAAAAGACCCGTAAGGCCTCCAGAGGTCGAATGAAGACCATCGCGTTCCTCTCAGGGCTCAAGGGGGGCACCGGCAAGACGACCCTAGCGGTGAATACGGCGGTCGTGTTGGCTTACGCCTTGAGGCGAAAGGCGAAATACCCTGTAGTGTTGATAGACTTGACGCCGGGGGCAGGCACCGCGGCCATATTGCTGATGGGCACCTACAACCTCCAAAATGCGGCCAGCCTATCGGAATATTTCGAGGGGAGGATAATAGATCCGCTACAAGCCTTCTACCTAAGGCGCTGGCAGGTACAGCCGGAGGAATTCAATGTGGTCTTCACGTTCTTGGCCAGACAAGCCGCAATCTCAAGAAGGCTTTTGGAGGCGCTGATGAGACAGATAGAGGGGAGGCTTGGTCCGTTAGTTGTGATCTTCGACTCGCCGCCGGCTGGGCGCGAATCGGCTATAGAGGGCCTTCTGGATTTCGTCGTTCCGGTAACCACGCCCGACATGTCGTCTATAACCACTGCGGCATCTATCTCTAGGGCTGTCGGCGGCAAGATGTTGAGGCCTATACTAAATATGTATATAAAAGATCACGACGTCACGGCGATATACGGAAAGAACTGGCCAGATATAGTCAGGGAGGCGTTCGGCGAGGAGCCCCACATAATACCGGCCGACCCGCTCTTTGAAGTCGCCAGGCAGGCTTTAGAGATAGAATCGTTGAAATTAAGGCCTGAGGAGTCGCCGGGCCTGACGGCTATGCTCTCGTATATACGCTACTTAATGACACAGCTCTCTATTTGATGGGTGATCAGCCCCAGCACCTTC
This region includes:
- a CDS encoding DUF1614 domain-containing protein, which produces MGRIVFSPPFTGIIGAIYALLALLLLPSYLAGLAAVLRTLGVGFAMSVLVASASTFLSLLLSPFHIVIYTARRKIYYPALSVIYIFGMPIPIPQLAFHEEVARLAVNVGGALIPLALSTYMLTRLPPIYALGAVAASLATSLVVYRLSRVVPGVGVVTPGFIPPIIAFLFSLWAGHLTPAVAYIVGVYGTLLGADIYNIKKILTQMPPLASIGGAGVWDGVYLTGILAATLGLFFR
- a CDS encoding (Fe-S)-binding protein, translated to MIEEIERCARCGFCEAVCPTYNAFRTRHMGPRGRLQMALLVYTDGNKSRYVVESIETCLRCRACELVCPASIRIVDVITQARAILHGRAQKIPR
- a CDS encoding ParA family protein, producing MKTIAFLSGLKGGTGKTTLAVNTAVVLAYALRRKAKYPVVLIDLTPGAGTAAILLMGTYNLQNAASLSEYFEGRIIDPLQAFYLRRWQVQPEEFNVVFTFLARQAAISRRLLEALMRQIEGRLGPLVVIFDSPPAGRESAIEGLLDFVVPVTTPDMSSITTAASISRAVGGKMLRPILNMYIKDHDVTAIYGKNWPDIVREAFGEEPHIIPADPLFEVARQALEIESLKLRPEESPGLTAMLSYIRYLMTQLSI
- the ribC gene encoding riboflavin synthase translates to MDCIGVVDTTFARVDMASEAIDEIKNLAPDVEIKRVTVPGIKNTIWGAKRLIKEGCSALLVLGWVGPSLTDKLSYLAMSIGLIELQIHEDVLILDVTVHEDEAAGEKELRAIAIDRARKHARNLVALLRGDLSRFAGMGLRQGRPDVGPII
- a CDS encoding phosphate uptake regulator PhoU is translated as MEIRKLIRIGERSYGITLPREWVESNQLKVGSPIKILTESNKILILPATAEKTAITAKIQEKDVETALRDVIAYYIEGADEIEIESDEISALVSRIEGKLPGVVALESEGKLKLRIVTKEDVNVDEVVRSMYTTVSAMFHLFLDFIKDSNEESAQELLRMDDQLDRLYFLSLRIIKKNIYQNPQGFVDYVIVVKNLEHMGDALDRATNYLKQNKVACQKELVERFEALQKYAEDAAKAFLEDRHEGALKTILERESIFKRILALSTCEGAAPVMHEAMLITALAADIAEAAYSKHVRRGT
- the dcd gene encoding dCTP deaminase, whose protein sequence is MILAGDEIKRLISLGRLSIEPLRDDAIRENGVDLRIGREYAIYAYEGAAIRPCDLAEGEARRHFRVVRDAEEIVIPPRNFVLLTTEEYVKMPNDVAGLANLRSTLARYGLVIPPTVVDAGFEGNITIEVVNESPNAIVLKPGLRFLHLILVKTEGSAKYLGAYLGQRGVTPPKGLKAEC
- a CDS encoding Xaa-Pro peptidase family protein, whose translation is MLVLTSPVNIYYFSGVKLETYERFAALILCKDRAIFVVPKLDEGRVPRPSYTYADGEDPAGALRRAVQDCGGGEIEVDGSTTLRAWEVFRRALGEVKYRIADGYIYERRAVKRPDEVEKIAEAARRIKRVIDEISAELSQGISEREAAARIYLKLVEEGLEPGPILVQFGENTALPHQGPTERKLREGDVVIIDVTAAYMGYYGDITRTFAFRAPPRGFEEVYEAVLEAQRAAISAVRPGRRAGEVDEASRAALRARGLDGYFIHRTGHGLGLEFHEAPNIAPGGNYVLRTGNVFTIEPGVYLPGRFGVRIEDDIVVEESGGRVL
- a CDS encoding ferredoxin; protein product: MVVRVKIDRQKCVVAHFCLFYAPTVFMPTLPEGKPAVIDQFRLNGKADEGIVPDSLYEAVKEAERHCPSGAIKVYRE
- a CDS encoding HAD hydrolase family protein, with product MKYKAVVFDVDGVLTTFRSAWRRLHVILGIDAELNRALYERGYIDYADWAVADAAMWRGTPRYIAESLFKPREGFDELCKTLGRFPIYKMAVSAGVGYTRRLSNCFDEFYVNDLVYDGDVVAGISVAVTNTNKAEVAREALARRGISLEEAVAIGDSETDLPLLERAGFSIAFNPTSREVEKAADVVLRSQKLYVLTRYLLSLLSDK
- a CDS encoding (Fe-S)-binding protein, with amino-acid sequence MEDWIRSLRGIILDNLRRNGMPLPIDRAICNRWTSGLAEGGKRVLYTSCMYQLAPLIAKAVDLLQKVGASSGGLRARLAAAGAKLFGGLALKPSEEETRRAENILRNIAAMLAKSGVQFGVLKDEPYSGALLYELGFEDDFASYAKEVYRYFKERGVEEVITVDPHTHYTLERLYPKYVDGFDLKVVSYMDLVRPSKAVVNRVVIHDSCLYARFLDKYDTYRRLLDSVGVVHIEDPYITGKAYSGCCGGPVESVRPDVASEVAKIRVKQLSRLSDVVVTVCPICYVNLSRAASGLKMYDLAEVIS
- a CDS encoding MoaD/ThiS family protein, which gives rise to MVKVVLEGVLVNLAGKRELEVEASTVGELLEKLKEYPKLYERIKRGRGLSPDIYIAVNDVDVKLLSGLDTGLKEGDVVLILAYIHGG
- a CDS encoding CopG family ribbon-helix-helix protein produces the protein MKRFGVSLPNELAQEVDKLSRELGVTRSAIVAQAVSAFVQSYSQHLKDGHVCLGAVLSLTEGVELLSELIEQYKELIANYSHIHIGDKCVSVFVVHGDGRKIGEFLVGLSERAVKTYFTPIE
- a CDS encoding MGMT family protein encodes the protein MLCSRYGPASLALKGGRIYLVNKCDKYVELEEFIKYVKIDPAHPLTRLLGIRRGSATSYKVLATTLRLHPRAVGRLLAENPYPVVLPCHRVVRSDRSLGGFSYGLELKRALLAYEGVEFCGEKVCRLSAVEDVGDLEEALLRSLGLR
- a CDS encoding M67 family metallopeptidase, with amino-acid sequence MDVPRKFLDEARRRCTPREECAALLFGAGGRVELWTWLENVAGSPYEFKLRPEDVYKAIVDFEKFGAELIAIFHTHLGPPTPSPIDLKYMRLWPVVWMILDIYTGEVKAWRLRDAQLESVNINILE
- a CDS encoding DNA-binding protein — its product is MEVCEILGRYLAKLVEGARGNVVSFTVGDVSRWSEEKYRTTRSVTLRVAAICEALLAQGLLEKIGKKYILRRGSPLWEAAAKNDEKAVCDIVRHAIIVTERT